The Stenotrophomonas rhizophila genome has a window encoding:
- a CDS encoding DUF2489 domain-containing protein translates to MSHEDYVLQVRGEAVRTCAGILDGSVGVLEGCHQLSSLRWEVEVDERDSDFVTFSMISSEIEGLPIGNDRQRWSKAALAELEPDVQAAVAWAMPTARRACLSVIERFATKPSG, encoded by the coding sequence ATGAGTCACGAAGATTACGTGCTCCAGGTGCGCGGGGAAGCGGTGAGAACCTGCGCCGGCATTCTGGATGGGTCGGTCGGCGTGCTGGAAGGGTGCCATCAGCTCTCGTCGTTGCGATGGGAAGTGGAGGTGGACGAGCGGGATTCCGACTTTGTCACCTTCTCGATGATCTCCAGCGAGATCGAAGGGCTGCCGATCGGCAATGATCGGCAGCGCTGGTCGAAGGCGGCGTTGGCCGAGCTCGAGCCTGACGTACAGGCCGCCGTGGCATGGGCAATGCCCACTGCGAGGCGTGCTTGTCTGTCGGTGATAGAGAGGTTCGCAACCAAGCCGAGCGGCTGA
- a CDS encoding PEP/pyruvate-binding domain-containing protein gives MTLQRRVMAWVVTLALVLGAVAPVLAQTARKPSPYEYRPGSDAAAQPAVGPDYLSRIDGREQFMQLARVYNAGTALEMPHLIFVIDRQNAARVYYINTPRFELHENFVRRQGLVRSLDKATLNAQYRDPQRRFLFGTVSWQKDLPGYTYEFWEGDKLTAALLRQTDEVVRASFRDPIRFKTNSTQHEQLASGMKLPFVSQEALLREQRFLPLNTGKAEGRLRIVRTEAQLRTLSPRDIPVLDEVPIALAPVAGLVTQRPSTLLSHVNLLAKGWGIPNVYVRDAQNALRQYDGRWVALEVSNTDYRVTPLARPARTPSAAPARATVRNLPRPDLAVVALKPLAALRARDSSHCGVKAANLGTLKAALPPLARVPDGFCIPFAHYQATMQRVDIPERLQALQRRPGFNTDPNVRREALAALRAEIANAAPDPAFIRALDAQWQGQLKAGGVFVRSSSNSEDLPGFSGAGLYTTVPNVTRADAVAKAVQTVWASVYNFEAYEARTAAGLQQDAVAMAVLVQLAAPSDSSGVMITRDPFDRAHQHTTYISAKRGLGIRVVEGKRQAEQVMYSDWSKAVQVLSRSAEDTQLVAKAGGGVREVPITGSRQVLTDALIARLAKVGKATKQALGGVDQDIEWAVVGDEIVMLQSRPYVDGGAR, from the coding sequence ATGACGTTGCAGAGGCGTGTGATGGCGTGGGTAGTGACGCTCGCGCTGGTGCTGGGTGCTGTCGCGCCCGTGCTGGCGCAGACAGCACGCAAACCTTCCCCCTACGAGTACCGCCCGGGCAGTGACGCTGCCGCGCAGCCAGCGGTGGGGCCGGACTACCTGTCGCGGATCGATGGCCGCGAGCAGTTCATGCAGCTTGCCCGTGTCTACAACGCGGGCACTGCGCTGGAGATGCCGCACCTGATCTTCGTAATCGACCGGCAGAATGCGGCGCGCGTGTACTACATCAACACGCCGCGCTTTGAGCTGCACGAGAACTTCGTGCGCCGCCAGGGGCTGGTGCGTTCGCTGGACAAAGCCACGCTCAATGCGCAGTACCGCGATCCGCAGCGGCGCTTCCTGTTCGGTACCGTGAGCTGGCAGAAGGACCTGCCGGGGTACACGTACGAGTTCTGGGAGGGCGACAAGCTCACCGCCGCCCTGCTGCGGCAGACCGACGAGGTGGTGCGCGCATCGTTCCGTGATCCGATCCGCTTCAAGACCAACTCCACCCAGCATGAGCAGCTGGCCAGCGGCATGAAGCTGCCGTTTGTCAGCCAGGAGGCCTTGTTGCGTGAGCAGCGTTTCCTGCCGCTGAACACGGGCAAGGCTGAGGGCAGGTTGCGGATCGTGCGCACCGAGGCGCAGCTGCGCACGCTGTCGCCGCGCGATATTCCGGTGCTGGACGAGGTGCCGATCGCGCTGGCCCCGGTAGCCGGGCTGGTCACGCAGCGGCCGTCCACGCTGTTGTCGCATGTGAACCTGCTGGCGAAGGGGTGGGGCATTCCCAACGTGTACGTGCGTGACGCCCAGAACGCGCTGCGCCAGTACGACGGCCGCTGGGTGGCGCTGGAGGTCAGCAACACCGACTACCGGGTCACGCCGCTGGCACGCCCGGCGCGTACGCCGTCTGCAGCGCCTGCACGCGCCACGGTGCGCAACCTGCCGCGTCCGGACCTGGCGGTGGTCGCGCTTAAGCCGTTGGCCGCGCTGCGTGCACGCGACAGCAGCCACTGCGGGGTGAAGGCGGCCAACCTGGGCACGCTGAAAGCGGCGCTGCCACCGCTGGCGCGCGTGCCCGATGGCTTCTGCATTCCCTTCGCGCATTACCAGGCGACCATGCAGCGGGTGGACATTCCCGAGCGCCTGCAGGCGCTGCAGCGCCGCCCCGGATTCAACACCGACCCGAACGTCCGCCGGGAGGCGCTGGCCGCGCTCCGTGCGGAGATCGCCAATGCCGCGCCGGACCCTGCCTTCATTCGTGCCCTGGATGCACAGTGGCAGGGCCAGTTGAAGGCCGGCGGGGTATTCGTACGCAGCTCGTCCAACTCGGAGGATCTGCCGGGCTTCAGTGGGGCAGGGCTGTACACCACGGTGCCCAACGTGACCCGCGCCGATGCCGTGGCCAAGGCCGTACAGACGGTGTGGGCCTCGGTCTACAACTTCGAGGCCTACGAAGCGCGCACCGCCGCCGGCCTGCAGCAGGATGCGGTGGCCATGGCGGTGCTGGTGCAGCTGGCGGCACCCTCAGACAGTTCCGGGGTGATGATCACCCGCGATCCGTTTGATCGCGCCCACCAGCACACCACCTACATTTCAGCCAAGCGCGGACTGGGCATCCGCGTGGTGGAGGGCAAGCGCCAGGCCGAACAGGTGATGTATTCGGACTGGTCCAAGGCGGTGCAGGTGCTGAGCCGGTCGGCCGAGGATACCCAGCTGGTGGCCAAGGCCGGTGGCGGCGTGCGCGAAGTGCCCATCACCGGCTCACGGCAGGTGCTTACCGATGCGCTGATCGCGCGCCTGGCCAAGGTGGGCAAGGCCACCAAGCAGGCATTGGGCGGGGTGGACCAGGATATCGAGTGGGCCGTGGTGGGCGATGAGATCGTGATGCTGCAGTCGCGGCCGTATGTGGATGGCGGCGCGCGATAG
- a CDS encoding AraC family transcriptional regulator, whose translation MNTANATARSRPASPLPLALLVRALAPVEGYNLTALPSVRVLRSDRPLSRTPVLYDPGIVIVCQGCKRGYFGQRTYVYDANQYLAVSVPVPFTMETDASAESPLLALYLHLDFPLAAELMLEIDRHGISSDVAQPQSMMSSPLDDVMQLTLERLLRALADPVESILFGRQLLRELYYRVLTGPQGAVLRAALSQQGRFGKIAKALERIHSDYDQPLDIARLAQIAGMSTPSFHSHFKAVTCTSPMQYLKSTRLHQARLLMVREGMTAAAACHAVGFESTSQFSREFKRLFGLTPAKEAQRMRESFAIPQAWPGASYVSSH comes from the coding sequence ATGAACACCGCCAACGCCACCGCCCGCTCCCGACCGGCCAGCCCCCTGCCGCTGGCACTGCTCGTGCGCGCGCTGGCACCGGTGGAGGGCTACAACCTGACCGCGCTGCCAAGCGTGCGCGTGCTCCGCTCCGACCGCCCGCTTTCGCGAACCCCGGTGCTGTACGACCCGGGCATCGTGATCGTCTGCCAGGGCTGCAAGCGCGGCTACTTCGGTCAACGCACGTACGTGTACGACGCCAACCAGTACCTGGCCGTCTCCGTGCCGGTGCCGTTCACCATGGAAACGGATGCATCGGCGGAATCCCCGCTGCTGGCGCTGTACCTGCACCTGGATTTTCCGCTCGCCGCCGAGCTGATGCTGGAGATTGACCGCCACGGCATCAGCTCAGACGTGGCACAACCGCAGAGCATGATGTCCAGCCCATTGGATGACGTAATGCAGCTTACCTTGGAGCGTCTGCTCCGCGCGCTTGCCGATCCCGTGGAATCGATCCTGTTCGGCCGCCAGCTGCTCCGTGAGCTGTACTACCGCGTGCTCACCGGCCCGCAAGGGGCCGTGCTGCGCGCGGCACTCTCCCAGCAGGGAAGGTTCGGAAAGATTGCCAAAGCGCTTGAACGCATCCACTCGGACTACGACCAACCGCTGGATATCGCACGGCTGGCCCAGATCGCCGGCATGAGCACGCCCTCGTTCCACAGTCACTTCAAAGCCGTGACCTGTACCTCGCCCATGCAGTACCTGAAATCAACCCGACTGCACCAGGCACGCCTGCTCATGGTGCGCGAGGGCATGACCGCTGCTGCGGCCTGCCATGCGGTGGGTTTCGAAAGCACCTCGCAGTTCAGCCGCGAGTTCAAGCGGCTGTTCGGGCTGACACCTGCGAAGGAAGCACAGCGCATGCGCGAGAGCTTCGCCATTCCGCAGGCATGGCCCGGCGCAAGCTATGTTTCATCCCACTGA
- a CDS encoding oxidoreductase, with translation MTHPKRILITGVSSGFGLALAREALAAGHEVVGTLRQADGIAAFEALAPGRAHARLLDVTDEQAIGAVVGAVEAELGPIDVLVNNAGYGHEGVMEESPLAEMRRQFDVNVFGAVAMMRAVLPGMRARRAGRILNITSMGGIITMPGIAYYCGSKFALEGISEAVGKEVRDLGIHVTAVAPGSFRTDWAGRSMVRSPRALSDYDAVFDPIRQRRQEVSGKQLGDPRKAAQAMLALMDSEAPPAHLLLGSDALALVREKHMAALDDLLRWESVTRSTDG, from the coding sequence ATGACGCACCCCAAGCGAATTCTGATTACCGGTGTGAGCAGCGGCTTCGGCCTTGCGCTCGCCCGCGAAGCCCTGGCCGCTGGCCACGAGGTGGTTGGCACGCTGCGCCAGGCCGACGGCATCGCGGCGTTCGAGGCGCTGGCGCCCGGGCGCGCCCATGCACGCCTGCTGGACGTTACCGACGAGCAGGCCATCGGCGCGGTCGTCGGCGCGGTGGAGGCGGAACTGGGGCCGATCGATGTGCTGGTCAACAATGCCGGCTATGGCCATGAAGGCGTAATGGAGGAATCGCCACTGGCGGAGATGCGCCGGCAGTTCGACGTCAACGTGTTTGGCGCCGTGGCGATGATGCGGGCCGTCCTGCCCGGAATGCGTGCCCGCCGCGCGGGGCGGATCCTCAACATTACCTCGATGGGCGGCATCATCACCATGCCGGGCATTGCCTATTACTGTGGAAGCAAGTTCGCGCTGGAGGGCATCAGCGAAGCGGTGGGCAAGGAAGTCCGTGACCTGGGGATCCATGTGACGGCGGTGGCGCCGGGCTCGTTCCGGACCGACTGGGCAGGGCGCTCGATGGTGCGCTCACCGCGCGCCCTGAGCGACTATGACGCGGTGTTCGACCCGATCCGCCAGCGTCGGCAGGAGGTCAGTGGAAAGCAGCTCGGCGACCCACGGAAGGCCGCGCAGGCCATGTTGGCCCTGATGGACAGCGAAGCGCCTCCCGCGCACCTGCTGCTTGGCAGCGATGCCCTGGCCCTGGTTCGCGAGAAGCACATGGCTGCCTTGGATGACCTCTTGCGCTGGGAGAGCGTTACCCGCTCCACCGATGGCTGA
- a CDS encoding DUF3011 domain-containing protein: protein MDTQGDVQVKRQLSKSPCTEGVTWGLSKHAVWVEQGCRAVFSNASDSAAAAPAASGGLPLFNATCPGGLDVHGDQGGPVYVNGKEATLKKSNDNYYEAKDAATGTVISLSKNPDGSLSVSYTGRKGANGICQLR, encoded by the coding sequence ATGGACACCCAAGGGGATGTGCAGGTCAAGCGGCAGTTGAGCAAATCGCCCTGCACCGAAGGGGTGACCTGGGGCTTGAGCAAGCATGCCGTGTGGGTCGAACAGGGCTGCCGTGCCGTCTTCTCGAATGCATCGGACAGCGCGGCCGCAGCTCCCGCCGCCAGCGGGGGGCTGCCGCTGTTCAACGCTACCTGCCCCGGAGGCTTGGATGTCCATGGCGACCAGGGTGGCCCGGTGTACGTCAACGGCAAGGAGGCCACGCTGAAGAAGTCCAATGACAACTACTACGAAGCCAAGGACGCCGCCACGGGTACGGTCATCTCGCTGAGCAAAAACCCGGACGGATCGCTGTCGGTGTCTTACACCGGCCGCAAGGGTGCCAACGGCATCTGCCAGCTGCGGTGA
- a CDS encoding cyclase, which translates to MEKRVCFDFEIEFSNGGGIQGQEFRLDIEGDDISDDALADYIVRDMRLLMVGTVRILNKRIIEEPHKRPLDALDGAE; encoded by the coding sequence ATGGAAAAGCGTGTCTGCTTTGATTTCGAAATCGAGTTCAGCAACGGTGGTGGTATCCAGGGCCAGGAGTTCCGGCTGGATATCGAAGGCGACGACATCAGTGATGACGCGCTTGCTGACTACATCGTTCGCGACATGCGGCTGCTGATGGTCGGCACGGTGCGCATTCTCAACAAGCGGATCATCGAAGAGCCGCATAAGCGCCCACTGGATGCGCTTGACGGAGCGGAATGA
- a CDS encoding RcnB family protein, with translation MKAAHLIGIAALTVAALAAAPAWADPPHHARGNGPPPHAGGPDKRHAPPPGWQKKAWHRGDRLSWSEVDRRYWVDDYSRYDLREPGRGHRWVRQSDTEYLLVEIATGVIIDALRR, from the coding sequence ATGAAAGCCGCACATCTGATTGGCATTGCCGCACTTACCGTTGCCGCCTTGGCCGCAGCCCCTGCCTGGGCCGATCCGCCCCACCATGCACGCGGCAACGGCCCGCCCCCGCATGCCGGCGGCCCGGACAAGCGCCACGCACCGCCGCCGGGATGGCAGAAGAAGGCCTGGCACCGCGGCGACCGGCTCAGCTGGTCGGAGGTGGACCGCCGTTACTGGGTTGACGACTACTCGCGTTACGATCTGCGCGAACCTGGCCGCGGCCATCGCTGGGTGCGGCAGTCCGACACCGAGTACCTGCTCGTTGAGATCGCCACCGGCGTGATCATCGACGCCCTGCGCCGCTGA
- a CDS encoding FG-GAP repeat domain-containing protein, with product MRRPTPSFLLFTALSCASITACAAPPPPATTLFTDVTATHVPADAELHALDAALLDADGDGDLDVAVAVENGANRLYLNDGTGKLSHTPGAFGSIAGDNEHVRVADFNGDGHLDVVFVAEDTEQHNLFLGDGKGGFTRASERLPATSQANAVAVGDVNGDGLPDIVVGNTTEGKEGVAQPFLWLNDRARPGWFIDASTSHLPAIDVQAQGIVLADLDGDGDLDMAIASQDPINRLLLNDGGGRFTDATERLGEQIPTETREVHALDANGDGRLDLVFFNLTSNNRDWDKDPQTRLLINQGNARFKDETRTRLPTHRFSSWGGTVVDFNHDGHPDLVVSAIDVPGFVPLQVRAWQNDGKGNFSDVTAKVIPAATVGRSWSMARGDLDGDGKPDLFIGGWQSQARLLLSRP from the coding sequence ATGCGCCGACCCACCCCGTCATTCCTGCTGTTCACGGCCTTGTCCTGCGCCTCGATCACCGCCTGTGCGGCGCCACCGCCGCCGGCCACCACGCTGTTCACCGACGTCACCGCTACCCACGTTCCTGCGGATGCCGAGCTGCACGCCTTGGATGCGGCGCTGCTGGATGCCGACGGTGACGGCGACCTGGATGTCGCGGTGGCGGTGGAGAACGGCGCCAACCGGCTGTACCTCAACGATGGCACCGGCAAGCTCAGCCATACGCCCGGTGCGTTCGGTTCCATCGCGGGCGACAACGAGCATGTACGCGTGGCCGACTTCAATGGCGACGGCCACCTGGATGTGGTGTTCGTGGCCGAAGATACCGAGCAGCACAACCTGTTCCTGGGCGACGGCAAGGGTGGCTTTACCCGGGCGAGCGAGCGCCTGCCCGCCACCAGCCAGGCCAACGCGGTGGCGGTCGGCGATGTGAACGGCGACGGCCTGCCCGACATCGTGGTGGGCAACACCACCGAAGGAAAGGAGGGCGTGGCGCAGCCCTTCCTGTGGCTCAATGACCGTGCCCGCCCCGGGTGGTTCATCGATGCCAGCACCTCCCACCTGCCCGCCATCGACGTGCAGGCGCAGGGCATCGTGCTGGCCGATCTGGATGGCGATGGCGACCTGGACATGGCCATTGCCAGCCAGGATCCGATCAACCGGCTGCTGTTGAACGATGGCGGCGGACGCTTCACCGATGCCACCGAGCGGCTGGGCGAGCAGATACCTACGGAGACCCGCGAAGTACATGCCCTGGATGCCAACGGCGATGGCCGGCTGGACCTGGTGTTCTTCAACCTCACCAGCAACAACCGGGACTGGGACAAGGACCCGCAGACGCGGTTGCTGATCAACCAGGGCAACGCGCGCTTCAAGGATGAAACCCGTACCCGCCTGCCCACCCACCGCTTCTCAAGCTGGGGCGGCACCGTGGTGGACTTCAACCACGATGGTCATCCCGACCTGGTGGTCAGCGCCATCGACGTGCCCGGTTTCGTGCCGCTCCAAGTACGTGCGTGGCAGAACGATGGGAAGGGCAATTTCAGCGACGTCACCGCGAAGGTGATTCCCGCTGCCACCGTGGGCCGCAGCTGGAGCATGGCGCGTGGAGACCTGGATGGCGATGGCAAGCCGGATCTGTTCATCGGTGGCTGGCAATCGCAGGCGCGGCTGCTGCTCAGCCGCCCATAA
- a CDS encoding H-NS family nucleoid-associated regulatory protein encodes MPRKPSASLSPQALLRAATKEAYERVTLLLTTSFDDFSPEQQRRLRALLGSEGAANPAKRAKPAKAERKELPPRYWLPHTQETWSGRGRVPNTFLAWEGTVAHTEWKKHHPDERFPAYPG; translated from the coding sequence ATGCCCCGCAAGCCATCCGCATCCCTCTCCCCGCAGGCCCTGCTGCGGGCAGCTACCAAGGAGGCGTATGAGCGCGTCACCCTGCTGCTGACCACCAGCTTCGACGATTTCAGCCCGGAACAGCAGCGCCGGCTGCGCGCCCTGCTGGGCAGCGAGGGAGCCGCCAACCCGGCCAAGCGGGCCAAACCCGCCAAGGCAGAACGCAAGGAACTGCCGCCGCGTTACTGGCTGCCGCATACCCAGGAAACCTGGTCCGGTCGCGGGCGCGTGCCGAACACCTTCCTCGCCTGGGAGGGCACCGTGGCCCATACCGAGTGGAAGAAGCACCACCCCGATGAGCGCTTCCCGGCCTATCCGGGCTGA
- a CDS encoding helix-turn-helix domain-containing protein, which produces MEPVPGAPSRAVGRAVDYIEANLSEPLQLSAIAGAACMSRFHFARTFREQTGLSPMEYLRMRRIERARHLLRTEGQRVCQVASALGFYDQSHFVRWFRRSLGCTPTAYVRAAVPSGCQPCDGAPCR; this is translated from the coding sequence GTGGAACCCGTGCCGGGCGCACCTTCGCGCGCGGTGGGGCGGGCGGTCGACTACATCGAGGCCAACCTGTCCGAACCCCTGCAGCTCAGCGCCATTGCCGGGGCGGCGTGCATGAGCCGTTTCCACTTTGCCCGTACGTTCCGCGAGCAGACCGGGCTGAGCCCGATGGAATACCTGCGCATGCGGCGCATCGAGCGCGCCCGGCACCTGCTGCGTACCGAGGGGCAGCGCGTCTGCCAGGTTGCCAGTGCGCTGGGTTTCTACGACCAGAGCCACTTCGTGCGCTGGTTCCGCCGCAGCCTGGGCTGCACGCCCACGGCCTACGTGCGCGCTGCCGTCCCGTCGGGGTGCCAGCCGTGCGACGGTGCGCCTTGCCGGTAG
- a CDS encoding sensor histidine kinase: MTITFRAIACACLLLLGGHAAALDPARAVGQFHHTAWTVNQGAPGQVTALAQTVDGYLWLGTEIGLYRFDGVRFTRFVPPGDDAFPATSVSTLYAAHDGGLWVGFRYGGVSRVERTGVRHYGSAAGLPTSTVFRFAEDGEGRLWAATFTGPLFLQGQRWVRPTQAMGYPGRQARTLFTDREGTLWIATEAGMVVLRRGASAFGGVPARVGRVSQIAQAPDGAIWVAEADGGVRPLSGQGDAVESAGLLFDRDGVLWATTLGTGLVRRSPQRNRAEVERFRRVDGLSSDYAQPLLEDREGNVWVGGSRGLDRFRHANMVQVPMPEGAQEFAMAADGNALLVGTRNHPLQRVDMAARQTLALPAGITAMHRDAAGTTWLAGPDGVWRRDGERFSKVSGLPVATRSGVQAIATTPDGALWVSLNTPGVYRFKDGQWAHFQDRPGLPTGGSPLVMQTDASGRLWLGFARNAVAVLDHGVFSTPWTGEPLDVGNITALFEDAQGMWMGGERGLARVAEGRLHNVLPAVREDLRGISGIVADAAGDLWFNGARGVVHVRAGDIAGLFNAQGTPRYERFDALDALPGIAAQFRPLPTAARTQDGRLWFSTTSGLVSMDPAQIVRNPVAPPVEILSVAVDGADVPINAGAVELPAGTKNLRIRFTALSLSIPERVRFRYQLEGFDPQWFEASTARSAFYNAPASGQYVFRVAASNNDGVWNEQGARLVVNVAPHYWETAWFRVLCVIAGAALLWLLYLGRLRQLAARIRTRLDERHRERERIARELHDTLLQSTQGLILRLHASSRKLPPTDPVRAELEAAMTMAEQVAADGRERVRGLRGDVERARDLGAALMGVAEEAHGLETPAVRLVVEGTPRAMQTCAAEEAYMIGREALLNAFRHSRAAQVQILVSYGRQGFHLRISDDGIGLPQGAEAMTGHWGLEGMRERAARAGGTLMILSGRSGRGTEIDLQIPASFAWEPRRR, from the coding sequence ATGACGATCACATTCCGGGCCATCGCCTGCGCGTGCCTGCTGCTGCTGGGCGGCCATGCTGCGGCGTTGGACCCGGCGCGGGCGGTGGGGCAGTTCCACCACACCGCGTGGACGGTCAACCAGGGCGCACCGGGGCAGGTGACCGCGCTGGCGCAGACGGTGGATGGCTATCTCTGGCTGGGCACCGAAATCGGCCTATACCGTTTCGATGGCGTGCGCTTCACGCGCTTCGTGCCGCCCGGCGATGACGCGTTTCCCGCGACCAGTGTGTCGACCCTGTACGCCGCCCATGATGGCGGGTTGTGGGTGGGCTTCCGCTATGGCGGGGTGAGCCGGGTCGAGCGCACGGGCGTGCGCCACTACGGTTCAGCGGCGGGGCTGCCGACCAGCACCGTGTTCCGTTTCGCCGAAGACGGCGAGGGCCGCTTATGGGCCGCCACCTTTACCGGCCCGCTCTTCCTGCAGGGCCAGCGCTGGGTGCGGCCCACGCAGGCGATGGGCTACCCGGGACGACAGGCGCGGACGTTGTTCACCGATCGCGAGGGCACGCTGTGGATCGCCACCGAGGCTGGCATGGTGGTGTTGAGGCGCGGGGCAAGCGCATTCGGAGGGGTGCCGGCGCGCGTGGGCCGGGTAAGCCAGATCGCCCAGGCGCCGGACGGAGCCATCTGGGTGGCCGAAGCGGACGGCGGTGTGCGCCCGCTGTCCGGCCAGGGCGATGCCGTGGAATCGGCCGGGCTGCTGTTCGACCGCGACGGTGTGCTCTGGGCGACCACGCTGGGGACCGGGCTGGTTCGCCGCTCACCGCAACGCAACCGGGCGGAGGTGGAACGCTTCCGCCGGGTGGACGGGCTCAGCTCCGATTACGCGCAGCCGTTGCTGGAGGATCGCGAGGGCAATGTGTGGGTGGGCGGCAGTCGCGGGCTGGATCGCTTCCGCCATGCAAACATGGTGCAGGTGCCGATGCCGGAAGGTGCGCAGGAGTTCGCCATGGCCGCGGACGGCAACGCGCTGCTGGTGGGCACCCGCAACCACCCGTTGCAGCGCGTGGACATGGCCGCACGCCAGACGCTGGCGCTGCCGGCGGGAATCACCGCCATGCACCGCGATGCCGCCGGCACCACGTGGTTGGCCGGGCCGGACGGGGTGTGGCGCCGTGACGGCGAGCGGTTCTCGAAGGTTTCCGGGCTGCCGGTGGCGACGCGCTCCGGCGTGCAGGCCATCGCGACCACCCCGGACGGCGCGCTGTGGGTGTCCTTGAACACGCCGGGTGTGTACCGGTTCAAAGACGGGCAGTGGGCACACTTCCAGGACAGGCCTGGATTGCCCACGGGTGGTTCGCCGCTGGTGATGCAGACCGATGCCAGCGGGCGGCTGTGGCTGGGCTTTGCCCGCAACGCGGTGGCGGTGCTCGACCACGGGGTGTTCTCCACGCCATGGACGGGCGAACCGCTGGACGTGGGCAACATCACGGCGTTGTTCGAGGACGCGCAGGGCATGTGGATGGGCGGAGAGCGCGGTTTGGCGCGGGTGGCCGAAGGCCGGTTGCACAATGTGCTGCCGGCGGTGCGCGAAGACCTGCGTGGCATCAGCGGCATCGTGGCCGATGCTGCAGGCGACCTGTGGTTCAACGGTGCACGTGGCGTGGTGCATGTGCGCGCCGGCGACATTGCCGGGCTGTTCAACGCGCAGGGCACCCCGCGATACGAGCGCTTCGATGCGCTGGATGCGTTGCCCGGCATCGCCGCCCAGTTCCGGCCACTGCCCACCGCTGCGCGGACCCAGGATGGGCGGCTGTGGTTTTCCACGACCAGTGGCCTGGTGTCGATGGATCCGGCGCAGATCGTGCGCAACCCCGTGGCACCGCCAGTGGAGATCCTGTCGGTGGCGGTGGATGGGGCCGACGTGCCGATCAATGCAGGCGCCGTCGAGCTGCCGGCAGGAACGAAGAACCTGCGCATCCGCTTCACAGCGCTTAGTCTTTCAATTCCCGAGCGGGTCCGTTTCCGTTATCAGCTGGAGGGCTTCGATCCGCAATGGTTCGAGGCCTCGACCGCGCGCTCGGCGTTCTACAACGCGCCTGCCTCGGGGCAGTATGTGTTCCGGGTAGCGGCCAGCAACAACGATGGGGTCTGGAACGAGCAGGGCGCCCGCCTGGTGGTCAACGTCGCACCGCATTACTGGGAAACCGCCTGGTTCCGCGTGCTGTGCGTGATCGCGGGTGCGGCCCTGCTGTGGCTGCTGTACCTGGGCCGGCTGCGGCAGCTGGCGGCACGCATCCGTACACGCCTGGATGAGCGTCACCGCGAGCGCGAGCGGATCGCACGCGAGCTGCACGACACCCTGCTGCAGAGCACGCAGGGACTGATCCTGCGGTTGCATGCGTCCAGCCGCAAGCTGCCGCCCACCGACCCGGTCCGCGCCGAGCTGGAAGCGGCCATGACCATGGCCGAGCAGGTGGCGGCCGATGGCCGTGAGCGCGTGCGCGGCCTGCGTGGCGATGTGGAACGTGCGCGCGATCTTGGCGCTGCGCTGATGGGCGTGGCGGAGGAGGCGCATGGCCTTGAGACCCCGGCCGTTCGCCTGGTGGTGGAAGGCACGCCGCGCGCCATGCAGACCTGCGCGGCCGAAGAGGCGTACATGATCGGCCGCGAAGCCCTGCTCAATGCATTCCGTCATTCCCGCGCCGCGCAGGTGCAGATCCTGGTCAGCTATGGGCGCCAGGGTTTCCACCTGCGCATCAGCGACGACGGGATCGGGTTACCCCAGGGGGCAGAGGCCATGACAGGGCACTGGGGCCTGGAAGGCATGCGCGAGCGCGCTGCGCGCGCCGGTGGCACGTTGATGATCCTGAGCGGACGCTCCGGGCGCGGAACGGAGATCGACCTGCAGATACCGGCGTCCTTCGCGTGGGAACCCCGGCGCCGCTAG